The Natronoarchaeum mannanilyticum genome includes the window CCTTCCGCGCCGACGACGACCTCGTCGAGGAGCTCGAGACGTTCGAGACCTCCAAGAGCGAGGTGATGCGCCGGGCGCTCCGCGAGTATCTGGAGGCGTCAGACGTCGCGGACGACGCGACGGAGGACGCTCCGGACGCCGAGACCGCGCTGGAGTCGCCCGACGACGCGGCCCGACCCGAGAGTCTCGACGACATGCTCGCCGCGCGGGTCGACGAGCTGGTCGAACGGCGCGTCGACGCCGCACTCGACGAGCGACTCGGCGCGGGTCACGCGGGCGCGGGCGGAAACGGTCCCCAAGACGTCAACGTCAACGTGACCGTCGAGGACTCGCGAGGCGTCCCGGAAGACGCCGACGACGAGCGTAAGACACGGTCGGCGGCGGACGCGCGCGCCGCGGGCGACGACGGGCAGCTGCCCGATCCCAACGCCGACGGCGCGCGCGATCGGACCTGCGGGCAGTGCGGCGAATCGGTCGATGGAGAGCACGTGTACTGCCCGAACTGCGGCGAGAAGGCGACGCGGCGCGTGTTCTGCGAGTGCGGCGACGAGCTCCGCTCGGACTGGGCGTTCTGCCCCGGCTGCGGGCGTCGGACGGCCGCCGCGGACGTGCTCGACTCCGCGTAAACGTTGCGGAGCGTTTGCGAGACGGTTGTTTACTGGCTCGTTTTACATGCGGCGTTACCTTTATTACGTATCACCAAGTGGCTACAATCGCGTAAGACGGTCGTCTTACACGCGGGAGGCGAGGGCGTGTGCCCGGAAAAACGGGTCGTGCGGGGCCAGAAACGCGGTGCGTGCGAGTCCCTCACGCTGTGACCGTCTTACTCAGGGGAAATACAAACCATGGAGCGTGTGACACTGCGAATTCCGAAACAGCAGATCGAAGCCGTCGAACAGATGGTCGACACCGGACAGTACCCGAATCGTAGCGAGGCGATTCGGGCCGCCGTCCGCGAGATGATCGACGAGCAGGAGAACGGTCGCGAGAGCTCCGGCAAGCGCGGCCTGGCGAAGGTGTAACAATGCAGGATATCGTTCAGGAAGCGCTCGAAAACGCGGAGGAAGAGCAGCGGGACATGGAGGCGATCGCGGACGACGACGACGAGTTCGGCGATCCGCGGATCGTGATCGTCGGCTGCGGCGGCGCGGGTAACAACACCGTCAACCGCCTGTACAACATCGGCGTCGACGGCGCCGAGACGATCGCGATCAACACCGACAAGCAGCACCTCAAGATGATCGAGGCCGACACGAAGATCCTCGTCGGCAAGTCCCTGACCAACGGTCTGGGCGCGGGCGGCGACCCCTCGATGGGCGAGCGCGCGACCGAGATGGCACAGGGCACGATCAAGGACGTGCTGGGCAACGCCGACCTCGTGTTCGTCACCGCAGGGATGGGCGGTGGCACCGGCACGGGCGCGGCACCCGTCGTCTCGAGCATCGCCAAGGAGCAGGGCGCGATCGTGGTCGGCATGGTCTCGACGCCGTTCAACGTCGAGCGCGCGCGGACCGTCAAGGCCGAGGAGGGCCTCGAGAAGCTGCGCGACGAGGCCGACTCGATCATCGTGCTCGACAACAACCGGCTGCTCGAGTACGTCCCGAACCTGCCGATCGGCAAGGCGTTCTCGGTGATGGACCAGATCATCGCCGAGACGGTCAAGGGGATCTCGGAGACGATCACCCAGCCGAGCCTGATCAACCTCGACTACGCCGACATGACCACCATCATGAACCAGGGCGGCGTCGCGGTGATGCTGGTCGGCGAGACCCAGGACAAGAACAAGACCGAGGAGGTCGTCAAGGACGCGATGAACCACCCGCTGCTGGACGTCGACTACCG containing:
- a CDS encoding double zinc ribbon domain-containing protein; translation: MSKITFRADDDLVEELETFETSKSEVMRRALREYLEASDVADDATEDAPDAETALESPDDAARPESLDDMLAARVDELVERRVDAALDERLGAGHAGAGGNGPQDVNVNVTVEDSRGVPEDADDERKTRSAADARAAGDDGQLPDPNADGARDRTCGQCGESVDGEHVYCPNCGEKATRRVFCECGDELRSDWAFCPGCGRRTAAADVLDSA
- the ftsZ gene encoding cell division protein FtsZ; this encodes MQDIVQEALENAEEEQRDMEAIADDDDEFGDPRIVIVGCGGAGNNTVNRLYNIGVDGAETIAINTDKQHLKMIEADTKILVGKSLTNGLGAGGDPSMGERATEMAQGTIKDVLGNADLVFVTAGMGGGTGTGAAPVVSSIAKEQGAIVVGMVSTPFNVERARTVKAEEGLEKLRDEADSIIVLDNNRLLEYVPNLPIGKAFSVMDQIIAETVKGISETITQPSLINLDYADMTTIMNQGGVAVMLVGETQDKNKTEEVVKDAMNHPLLDVDYRGASGGLVHITGGPDLTLKEAEGIADNITERLEASANVIWGARIQEEYKGKVRVMAIMTGVQSAQVLGPTTQKQADKSKQSMQGVDEATFDASKNVENASGNQGDSGGNAFGAQSDGGKREVEKNNGLDVIR
- a CDS encoding ribbon-helix-helix domain-containing protein — translated: MERVTLRIPKQQIEAVEQMVDTGQYPNRSEAIRAAVREMIDEQENGRESSGKRGLAKV